Below is a window of Mycolicibacterium chitae DNA.
AATCCATTGCTCCCCAGAAGAAGTGAACAGGACTGACCTTGACGACGAACCGCGATCGGAATTGGCCGATGACGCGGTTGGCCTGCAGCAGTTGCCGCCAGAACAGGTTCGCGGCAGCGGGATCGTACGATGCCCGTTCGACGTCTTCGGCGAACGGCACGGCCGGCTCGACCTCGTTGGGGCGCGACTGGATCCGCGTGTCGAGTCCCAGCTCGTGTAGCGCCGCCATGACCTTGAAGTAGAAGTCCGCGACGGATTGCGCCTTGAGCTGGATGGATCGGCTCGCGCCGCTGCTACTTCGGATTCGCAGCTGGTGGTCGATGAAGTCGAACTCGATGTCGAAGGTGTCACCGCCGTGCGGGATCGCCGATGTGGTGAGTCCACGCGGCGTCACGTACAACGTGACTTGCCACCAGTGGCGACCAGCGGGGCGTGGGCGAGCCGAATCTTGCCGATGATCTGCGTCCACATGTGGAGCGTGTCGCGCGTCGGTGTCCAGTCGTCGACACGCAGACGGGGCCAGTTGTCGAGGCGCGAGTGCTCTGCCATCCCCCGACCCTACTGAGATGCGCATCACATGCAAACCCTGCTTCGCGGTGTCCCCGACATATCGGGTTTCGGGTTCTCCCACCGGCTCCAAAGTGTCTTCTCCCGAGACGGGATCCTCATCAACGTGTCGATCTACTGGTTGACGTCGACGATCGGCTCATCGATGCGGATGTATCGGGCGAACGCAACGGATCGGCCCTGCGCAGCGTGCCGGCGCGTCGAAGTGCCTTCGGGCTACTCGTTGTTCGCCGGCCACATCGTGCGGCCGCCGCACGACTGGCTGCATCGGACCCTCCGGAATCGCCAGTCGCGTGCGACACTGCAAACCGCGGCCACGGTCGGAACGGGAATGCACAGACACCGCCGCCACGTTGGACACTGCATGGTATCGAACACTTTGACCAGACGGTTCTCGACAGTAGTAGGTGGTGCCGCCGTCATCGCAATGATCGGCATCACCGCGGCATGCAGTACCGACAGCGAAACACCCGAGCAGTCACCAACGACCACCACGGAGTCCTCGCTGACACCGACCGAGAAGTCGATCAAGCCCGCCCCAGGGCCTTTCACTCCGCCGGTGACAGCGCCCCAGCAGACGGTCCGGGCTCCGAACGAGCCCATCGACCGCGGATGAGTACCCGCACTCGTTGACAAACGGGGGGAGCGGATCCTCAGGCGACGCTCTCGCCGGCGGTATCCCACAGGGCATCGATCTGCGCGTGTGCGCGTTCCAGGCTCTCCTGGGCCAAGGGTCGAAGGTGCGCCATACGGGCGTCGTCGGCGGCCATGGTCAGCTCGGCCACAATGATCTGCGGCTCCAAACCGGTAAGCGAAACCGCGTGTGCGATCCAGGATTCCGCGTGATCCCAGCCATGCTTGGGAGTGCCTCCCCGGTAGCCCCCGCCGCGGCTCTCGATCACGATGAACTCCGTCCCGGAGAGTAGGCCGGTGCCGTCCGAGGCGAAAGACAGTCCGCCGGCGACGATATGGTCGACCCACGTCTTCACCAGGCTGGGCGCGGCGTAGTTGTACAACGCCATGCCCAACACCACGGCGTCGGCGGCCTTGATCTCGTCGATCAGCTTCCTACTCAACGCGTAGGTCCGAGCTTCGGCGGGGTTGTGGTGCTCTGGCGGAGTCATCAACGCCAGACCGTTCGAACCATCCAGATGCGGTATGGGGTCGGCCGCCAGGTCGCGGTATGTCACCGTCCCAGCGGGATTGGCCACGAGCCACCGGGCAGCCGCTCGAGCCGTCAGCGCGCGGCTGACCGATCCCTCCACGCGGACCGAGGAGTCGATGTGCAGGAGTGTGCGCATGATCTGTCCTTCTGTATTTCGGGTGCCGGTCATCGAGGACTCGGGGCGGGATCAGCTGCGTGCAGAACGAAGTCGTAGCGGGCCACCAGGAAGGGTTCGTCCACCTGCCGACCGTCGGGGCCCGGGCCGGCAGGGTGCTCGGTGAAGCTGACGACGAGTTCGTCCTTGACGCCGAAGACGACGTCGGTGTCGAGATAGTCGGTGCCGTAGCGGAAAAGATGCGTGATCAGCGTGCGGTAACCGGGCGCCTCGAACAGACAGTGGACATGGGCGGGCCGGTATTCACTGATGTCCGTGGCACTGATCAGCCTTCCGACCGGCCCGTCCATGGGGATCGTGTATCCGATCGGGGTGATCGTGCGCACGCAGTACGTGCCGTCGGAGCGGGTGCAGTACTTGGCGCGGAGGCGTGCCTCGTCGAGCCCGGTGTACTGCGCTTCGTAGGTCCCGGTGGCGTCGGCCTGCCACACGTCGAGGATCGCGCCGGCGATCGGGGTGCCTGCGGTGTCGGTGACGGTGCCGGTGATGAACAGCGGTGTCCCTTCGACGCCGTCGGACATGTCGAATCCGAACGGGGCGGGCGGTGAGCCATCGATGTAGAACGGGCCGAGCACGGTCGCCGGGGTCGCCGGCGCCGGGAACCGGTTGTTCATCTGAACCACCAGCATGCTCAAGCCGAACACGTCGGAGGCCAGGATGAACTCCTGGCGCTTGTCGGTGCTGATCTCGCCGACCTCGGTGAGCCAGTCGATGGCGGCCATCCACTCCTCGGAGGTCAGCGCGACCTCGCGGGCATAGTCGTGGATGTGGCGGACAAGGACGCTCATGAGTTCGGCCGTACGCGGCGAGTACGCGGTGGACCAACGCTTGACGGCCAGATCGGTGATGTTGTCCTCGGTGACGAAAGTCATTGTGATTCCTCAATGTGCTCGTGATCGACCGTCGTCAGGATGACGTGGTGATGGGAATGCGGTGTCTCAGCGACTTCACCGATCATCCTGGCGCGGTCGCGCACCAGGGCCCAGGCAGCAGTTTTCCTAGCACCGCGAGGGCCACGCGGCGGAACTGCGTTACTTACAGAACATTTGGGTGCTAAAGGTGGTGCTGACACTGCCTGGATCCCCGTGCCCCGCACCCCCACGATCGTTGTGTGCCCGCTGAACCGGATCGCTACCGAGACTTCTTCAAGCAGACCGTGCTTTCCATCGCGCGGACAGTGCTTTTCGCCGCCGTGCTGCTCGTCGTGGTGGTGTATGTGATGTGACGCCGACCGCCATGTCAGACCACGTCGGGCACTTGGCACCCGCTCAACTCGTGCAACGCAGCTTCCGACGGCGAGCCAGGGTCGGCCCAGTAGACCACCATGATGTACTCGCTGCCGCGCAGGGCCAGCTGTTGGAAGTGCAGATCGAGCGGCCCGACCAGGGGGTGGTTGATCAACAGCAGGCCGCGGCCGTGACGCCCGACGTCATAGGTGGCCCATAGCGCGCGGAAGTCCGCGCTGTGACTGCACAACTCCTCGATCAACGCGTCCATCCCGGGATCGGGGTGGTGGCTTGCGAAGTCACGGAGCCAGCGCACCGCCCACGCGGTCAGGCCCTCCCAGTCCCGGCAGAACTCGCGCATGTCCTCGTCGAGGAACAGGCTGCGCACCGGGTTTCCCCCGACCGCGAAGCTCGCCGACAGCGCGGCGGCACACGCGTTGGCCATCACCACGGTTGCGGAACCGTCATGAATACACGCCGGAGACACCTGCCAGCTGTCGATCAGGGCCTGCAGGGCGGGATTCACCGGCCGTCGCGGCCTGACGACCGGGCGTCGGGATGTGGAGTGCGCCACCAGATGTCGCAGATATGCGGTCGCGTCGGGTGTGAGCCGTAAGGTGCCGGCGATGGCATCGAGGACCTGATCGGATGGTCGCTCGCGTCCTTGTTCGATGCGGTGGTAGTAGTCGACGCTGATACCGGCCAGGCTTGCCACTTCTTCCCGGCGCAGTCCGGTCACGCGGCGCCGGCTTCCCGTCGGTAGCCCTACATCGCGTGGTTGGACCTTGGCGCGATGCTGTCGGAGAAATTCCGCGAGAGCGGTGTTCCTGCTGGGCACTTCCTCAGGGTAGGTGGAGGATCATGCGGTCAGCAGCAGCAGAATTCACAGAACTTGATGTGCAAAACGCACTGTGGTCGGCCGTCGCAGGTGCGTTCAGCGCACCCCGTCGAAGGTGAGCGTCAGCAGTGCGTCGATGTGTTGCGGCTCGAGCGGCATGTCGTGGAACAGCCGATATTCGATGACGCCGTAGAGCACATCGCGCAGCGTGGCCACGTCGGCGTCGGGACGTATCTCGCCGCGCTGTTTCGCCAGGGCCGCCCGCGCGGTGAACCCTTTGATATTGGGTTCGATGACCTGCTCGAAGACCGCCTGCAACAGGTCGGGGTCGGACTGACCGGCGGCGATGACACCCCGGTACGCCGCTCCGAAACTGGTGGTTGCGATCAGGTCCACGATTCCGACCAGCTGCTCCCGCAGGTCGGTGACCATATCGCCGGTGTCAGGAAACACGACGACCGGATTGAGACTCTGGATCGCCGCTTCGAGCACCACCGCGCCCTTGGACGGCCACCAGCGGTAGATGGTCTGCTTACCGCAACCCGCCCGCTTGGCGATCGCCTCGACCGAGACGTTGTCGTAGCCGAGTTCGCCGACCAGGGCCAGCGCCGCCTCAAGAATCGCCCGCCGCGAGTGCTCGTTGCGTCGGCTGGGATCGGGTGGCGGCATGGCAGAACATTAACGCCCCACCGGCCCCAGAGACAACACGAGACGTACCGTCTTGACCCGAGACGAGACGTGTCGTAACGTTATGCGGTCGGCCGCGGTACCGGGCTAGGCATGGTTTCCATCAGTAGGACGCCGACGGTACACAAAATGGGAGATCCGATGTCAGTACTCACAGGCAAGGCGGCCCTCGTCACCGGGGCCACTTCGGGCATCGGCCGTGCCGGGGCACGGGCACTCGCCCGCGACGGCGCGCACGTGTTTCTCGTCGGGCGCCGCCAAGACGCACTCGATGACACCGTCACCGAAATTGGTTACCAAAAGGCCAGTGCCATTCGCGCCGACGTGACCCACCCGGCAGACCTCGCCCGCATCACGGCCGCCGTCGAGACCCGGGGAGGCGGGCTCGACATTGTCTTCGCCAATGCGGGTGTTGCCGAGGTCGCGCCGTTGGGAAACATCACCTGGGACCACTACGCGCGCACGTTCAACACCAACGTCGGCGGAATCATCCTCACCGTCCAGGCCGTCCTTCCCCTGCTCAACGAGGGCGCGTCGGTGATCCTGTGTGGTTCCGCCGGTGACGTGAAGGCCTCGCCGGGCACCAGCGTCTACGCCGCGTCCAAGACCGCCATCCGCTCGTTGGCCCGAAGCTGGGCCGCCGAACTCGTCGACCGCAGGATCCGCGTCAACGTCGTCGCCCCGGGACTCACCGAGACACCCGGGTTGGCCGGCCTCTTCGTGGGCGCCGATGATGCGCTGGAGGACCTCACCGCCACCGTGCCGATGAAGCGGCGCGCGCGCCCGGAGGAAATCGGCAGCGTGATCTCCTTCCTGGCCTCCCCGGGCAGCTCCTATATCACCGGTTCAGAGATCTACGCCGACGGCGGAGCCAGCCAATTCTGATGCCAGGGCGCAATCTTCGAGATTTGAACCAGGACCGCCGCAACATGATTCATCGCAGGCAGAGAACGTAAGGGAATGAAATGGCACCGAATACCCTGACTCGTCGGCTCTCGGCAGCGCTAGGCGGTGCCGCCATCCTCGCGATGATCGGTTTCGCCGCCGCGTGCAGCACCGACAGCGATACGCCCGAGCAGGCGCCCACCACCACGGAACCCACGTTGACCCCGACCGAGAAGTCGATCAACTCCGGGGAAGAGGACTTCACTCCGCCGGTGAAGGCGCCGCAGCAGACGGTCCGGGCACCCAACGCGCCGGTCTTCCGCGACTGAGCGCATCAAGGCCAAAAGGTCTCGTACCACAGGGATACGGCCGGACCGGCGTGGCAGTCCCTTACCGGGACTGGGGGTCGGTGACGATCTCGACGAGCGCCGGTCCAGGGTAGGCAAGAGCCTCGGCGACCGCCGCGGAGAGGTCGGCCGGGTCCTCCACCCGAACACCGTGAGCGCCGCAGTTGCGGGCGAAGGCCGCGAAATCCGGGTTGTGCAGCGAAGTCTGCCATACCGCGTACTCGGCGGCCCGTTGTTCGTCGCTGATCTTCGCGAGTTCGCCGTTGTTGAGCAGGATGTGGGTGATGCTCATCCCGTACTTGACCGCCGTGGTGATCTCGGCCAGATACTGACCGAATCCTCCGTCGCCGGTGACCGTCACGATGGGCCGATCCGGGGCGGCGGCCCAGGCGCCCATGGCGGCGGGGAAGCCGAAGCCGATAGACCCGAGATAGCCCGACATCAGAACCGACTGCTGCTTCGTCTCGAAGTACCGCCCGAACGAGTAGGCGTGATCGCCGACGTCGACGGCGACAACCGCGTCCGCGGGCACCACGTCGTTGAGGGCCTCGATGACCGCCGCCGCGGGTACGCCGCGGTCGGTGCGCGCCGCCGCCCGCCGCGCCTTCTCGCCCCGCCACACGGTCCACCGCTCCGCCACCTCGGTACGCTGGTCGATCAGTTCCGGATGCACGCGCAATTCAGCACACAGAGCAGCGCAGGACATTCCGACGTCACCGAGCAGCGGCACGGTCACCGGCTTGAACCGGCCGAGCGCCAGGGGGTCGGTGTCGACCTGGATGGTCGGCTTGTACGGCGAGATGCCGGTGTGGTCGGAGAACGACGCACCGAACACGAGCAGCAGGTCGGCCTTGTTCATCATCCACGAGGCCACCGGCGTGCCCGAGCGGCCCAGGACACCGCAGGCCAGGGGATGGGCATCGGAGATCTGGCCCTTGGCCTTGAAGGTGGTCAGCACCGGGGCATGCAGCGCCTCGGCCAGGGCGACCGCGGCTTCCATGTCGTGTCTGGCGCCGGCGCCGACGATCACCACGGGACGTTTCGCTGCCGCGATCTGCTGCAGGGCCTGCTGTAGCGGTGCGGTCGGAGGCCCGGTCCGTAGATCCGGCATCCGGCCTTGCGGGCCGGACGCCGGCTGATCGGGCGCCTCCAGCACCTGAACGTCGTCCGGTATGACCAAGTGGCCCACACCCCGTTGGATGATCGCGTGCTTGAGTGCCAGCGTCATGAGTTCGCCGTGTTCTGAACCGGCCCGCACCATTTGGGAGTAGACAGCCACATCGGCGAAGGCAGCGAGCAGGTCGATGTCCTGAAATGCGCCCTTGCCCGCCACTGACGAGTTGACGTTTCCCGATAGTGCCAGCACCGGCACGCGATCAGACTTGGCGTCGTAGAGCCCGGTCAGCAGGTTCGTCGAGCCCGGCCCGGCAATCCCGAAGCACGCCGCGGGTCGCCCGGTGAGCTTTCCGTAGGCAGCGGCGGCGAAGGCCGCGGCTCCTTCGTGCCGGACCCCGAAATACTTCAGTTCCCCGGCCGTTTCCGCGCGGTGCAGCGCCTCGGCGACACCCAGATTGGAGTGGCCGACCATGCCGAACACGGTGTCCACCCCCCACTCGGTCATCGTCTCGACCAAGACGTCACTGATAGTGCGGGTGTGGGGGAGTGGCGGCAGTGCGGCAACGTAGATGCCGTCGTCACGGGCCTCTACGGGATAGGTGGGGACGTCGAAACCCGGTCCGCCCGCGGCGTGGCCGGTGAACGGGTCGAAGTCGAACCCATGCCAGGGGCAGCGGATCTTGTCGTTTTCCACGGTCCCCTGCCCGAGGGGCCCGCCCTGGTGCGGACACCGGTTGTCGATGGCACCGTAGCGGCCGTGCAGTTTGGTCACCGCGACGGTCTTGAGCCCGACCGGGCAGACCCGAACCTCACTGTCGGCAAAGTCGTCCGGCTCGGCGACCTTGTACCAGTAAAGGTTTCGCTTGACGTCGAGACCGTCGAGTTCGTCGGGAGTGTGGTCTGTACTGGTCACAATGGCACCGCCCCTGCATAGGGGACTCCGGACAGATACGCGAAGTCCCGGTCGAATGTTGTGAGATCGTCGACGTCGAAGTCGGCCAGGCGGCGGTGTCCACACGCCCGGGCCAGCACCACCATCAACTCCACGGCGGAGCGCAGGTAGCGATTCAGCCGTTGGGCGGCCGCCGGGACCGGGAGCCGTGCGCGCAGTCGCGGGTCTTGGGTGGCGATGCCCGCAGGGCACGTATTGGTATGGCAGGCGCGCATTCCCACGCACCCGATTGCCTGCAGGGCCGCGTTGGACAAGGCGATGGCGTCGGCACCCAGTGCCAGCGCCTTGACCATGTCGGCCGGGGTGCGGATGCCACCGGTGATCACCAACGTGACGTGACCGGCGTCGGAGGAGTCCAGGTGCCGCCGTGCCCGCGCCAGCGCGGGGATGGTGGGTACGGAGATGTGGTCGCGGAAGATGGTCGGTGCGGCCCCGGTTCCGCCGCCACGGCCGTCGAGGATGAGGTAGTCCACGCCGATCTCCAGCGCGGCGTCGATGTCCTGCTCGATGTGCTGTGCGCTCATCTTGTATCCGACCGGAATTCCGCCGGACTCGTCACGCACCCGCGCGGCGAAGTCCTTGAACTGTGCCAGTGCGTCCCACTCCGGGAACCGCGCCGGCGAGATGGCCGGTGTCCCCGGGGCCAGTCCCCGAACCGCGGCGATGCGGTCGACAACCTTGTTGCCGGGCAGGTGTCCACCGGTGCCGGTCTTGGCGCCCTGGCCGCCTTTGAAGTGAAAGGCCTGCACCTTGGGCAGATGCTCGAAGCTCCAACCGAACCGGCCGGAGGCCAGTTCGTAGAAGTATCTGGAATTCGCCTCTTGCTCTTCGGGAAGCATGCCGCCTTCACCCGAGCAGATTCCGGTGCCGGCGAGTTCCGCTCCGGTGGCGAGGGCGACTTTGGCTTCTTGGGACAGCGCACCGAAGCTCATATCGCTGACGAACAACGGGATGTCGAGGATCAGTGGCCGTGCGGCGCTGGGGCCGATCACCGTTTCGGTGCTGACCGGTTCGTCCTCCAACAGCGGTAGCCGATGCAGCTGGGCGGGCAACAGTTGGATCGAATCCCAGGAGGGGAGCCGATCGCGCGGGACCCCCATCGCGTCCACCGGGCCGTCGGGACCCACCCGGCTGAGGCCATGCGCGGCGAACTCATGAATCTGCGTGACGAACGGTTCTTCGGACGTATCGGTGGGCTTGATCCATGCGCCTTGGTAGCCATCGTCGCTGTACGGTTGCGGGTTCGCGTCGGCGAAAGCGGAGACCGCGGATTCGTCGACGTAGACTTCGCCGCCGGTCACCCAGGCGGGAAACTTCGTCAACGCCACCGACGGGTTGACCGGTGCGATACCGGTGTTGGTGTCGTACCGCCATCCGTGCAGACCGCATACCAAAGTCCCACCCTCGATGTGGCCGTCTGCCATCCGGGCACCGCGATGCGCGCAGCGGCCGTGCAACGCCGAGATGTCATCGCCGACGCGGATCAGGACCACGTCCACGCCCGCGATCCGCACACCGTAGGGTGCCCCCTCGGGGATGTCCGCCAGTCCACCCACGTGGACAACTTTTCCCGCTATTGCGCTCATCGCCCCACCCTTCCGTTGCGTCCGATGCTGTCACGCCCGTGCGGGTGCAACGGCGGTTTGCTGAAATGCTCTGATCCGCTTGATGACTCGGCGGCACAGCACGGGTCGAGACTGAAGAGGGGGCGCGTCACAACTGGCACGAGGAACCCGCCGGCGGAAGTTCGAGGTGGATCAGGTAGTCGGCGGCGATTGCGTTGACACACGAATTGGTACCCGCTGTCACAATCGTGTGCCCTTCCCCCTCGACCGTCAGCAACGCACTGCCCAGCGTCTTCGCCAGGTTGATGCCACCGGCATGGGGCGTGGTGGGATCTCCGGTGATGGACACGACCAATGTCGCTGGGAGGTCGGCGATATCGGTGGCGTAGGGGTAGCCGAGGGTGGGTTCGGCCGGCCAGTGCTCACATCCGTCGCGCGCACCGGTCAGGGTGACGCCGGGATCCATGAACGGTGCCGCCGCAAAGATGGCGGCCCGCAGTTCGTCGCCCTCAGTCTCGCTGAGCCGCTCCTCGTCCATGCAGTTGATCGCGTAGAGCGCCTCGGTGAAATTGGTCCAGCGGCCCTCGGCGTCCCGGAGCGCGAAGTCGTAGTTCAGTTGTAGCAGCTCGTCGCCGCGTCCCTGCGGTAGCTGGGCTATCCCGGCAATGACGCGCGGCCAGGCCGCCTCGGTGTACAGCCCCGAGATCACGCCACCGATCGCTTCGTCGTAGCTCAGCTCGGAGTTCAATGCGGGAACGGGGGTCTCGTAGAGTGGGCGCACGATTTGATGAAATGTCTCGGTGGCGTGGTCCGGGTCGTGGCCCAGCGGACAGACGGCCTGCGTGACGCAGAACGCAGCCATCTCCTCGAAGGACCGCTGAAAACCGGCGAATGCACCGATGCGGCGCTCCGAGGTGCCCTGGTGCGGGTCGATCGCCCCGTCGAGCAACATGGCGCGTACGTTCTGCGGGAACTGCTCGGCGTACACGGCGCCCAGTCGGGTTCCGTAGCTCTGGCCCAGGAAGGTCAACTTCTCGTCGCCGAGGACGGCCCGCAACACATCGACATCCCGAGCCGCATCACGGGTGCCGACACCGGCCAGTACGTCGGCGCCGCCCGAACGCTCGGCGCAACGGTCGACGATTGCTCGGGTATCCGCTTCCGTCCATTGGACAGTCGTGCCCTGGGTACTCAGCAGGACATTGCCCTCGTCGGCTTCAGCGTCGGAGAAGCAATCGATGGCCGGCTCCGACTTGCCTACACCGCGGGGATCCAGCCCGACCAGATCGAAGCTCTCGGTAAGGGGGGTCTTGGCATGTCCCAGCGATGTTGCCGCAGCGGCGAACAGGCCCGGACCACCGGGCCCGCCGGGGTTGATGACCAGCGAGCCGATCGCTTCGCCGCGGGCAGGTACCCGCATGACGGCGAGTCGTGCCGTCTTGCCCGCGGGTTCGCGGTAGTTCAGCGGCACCATCAGACGCCCGCACTCGGCCGCGGGCGCGGCGGCGAATACTGCGGTCTCGATGGATGTCGTGGCGTAGTCCTCGCATGGCTCCCAGGCGATCCGCTGCTCGTAGAACCGGTCCAGCCCACCGGGCGGGGTACTTGCCGGCGCCGACGTACACGCGGTGAGCAACACCGCCGAGCCCAGGGTGAGAGCTCCGGCCGCCTTCTTCACCAGGCGTCGGTTTCGTGCGTGCGGTTCCACTGTGGTCCTTAAGGGAATTGAGCATCGGATATCGGCTGAGGGTGGGTGCTCAACGCGCAGCCGGTGCTGGAATGTCGTGCTGTCTGTGACCGCGAGGAGTGCTCCGGACGCGGGTTGTGATTGGCGGCGGGAGGTAGCCGCGTTCAGCGGCGAGGTCGGCTAGCAGAACCCGCAGCCGCGATCTGCCGCGATGAACTCGCGACATGACGGTGCCCAGCGGCGTGCCCGTGATCGTGCAGATCTCTTTGTGGGGTAGGCCCTCGACATCGGCGTAGTACACCGCCATCCGAAACACCTCAGGCAATTCGTCCAAGGCGGCTCTGATGTCGTTGTCGGGTAGGGATTCCAAGACGACCAATTCCGCCGAGCGGAGCGCTCTCGGCGACCGTCCGGCGTAGGCGGGCAGTTGCCACTCCTCGATGGTGCTCATGACGGTCTCCGTGGGGCGACGCATCCGCTTGCGATGGCCGCTGATGTGCGCGTTCGCCTGGATGCGGAGCAGCCATCCCACGAGATTCGTTCCGGGCTGGTAGCTCCGGAACCCCGCGTATGCGCGGATCATCGTCTCTTGGACCAGATCTTCAGCGTCGGCGCGTTGTTGGGTCATCCGCATCGCCGCGGCGAAGAGTCTGTCCACCAGGGGGATCACCTCGCGTTCGAAACGGGCGGTCAGTTCGTCGTCGTCGTCACGTCGATCAGGCACGCTCATGGGAGTGATTCCTAGGTGTCGTCGGGCAGCGTCAACTCCGGGTGAAGCATGAGAGCCTTTGTTAACCACGGGAGTACGACCGTCGCGGTCGTAGTCTGCGGGGCGAAAGCACTGCACCGAGACCGGTCGTGGGCACGCGGATTCTTTTTCTGTCGGGTGCTTCCTTGCATCTGACAGACAAATTCGTGGGGAAGTTCATGTCGTCGAGCCGGTACCGGATACGATACGGAACGGGTCGTCTCGCGTCAAGACGGGTCGTCCCGTCTTGCGGGGGCGCTGATGCCGGCGGGTCGGTGAATGAAATCGAAGAGCGGCGGCGTTGACCCTCTCGATGCGAACTACCAACACCTGCGCAGCAGCTCGTCGGACGGCTCCGGCGAAGCGGAGGCGCGGGCGCGCCGTCTTGGCCGTGATACTGGCGCTGACCATGACGGCGACCGGTGCGACCGCCGCCTTCCAGTTCGGTGCGCCGTGGGCGATGGGGACAGGCGACCGTAACCACGTGTTCGTGGGCGAGGACGGGTACCAGCGTTACCAGGTG
It encodes the following:
- a CDS encoding sigma-70 family RNA polymerase sigma factor, with protein sequence MSVPDRRDDDDELTARFEREVIPLVDRLFAAAMRMTQQRADAEDLVQETMIRAYAGFRSYQPGTNLVGWLLRIQANAHISGHRKRMRRPTETVMSTIEEWQLPAYAGRSPRALRSAELVVLESLPDNDIRAALDELPEVFRMAVYYADVEGLPHKEICTITGTPLGTVMSRVHRGRSRLRVLLADLAAERGYLPPPITTRVRSTPRGHRQHDIPAPAAR